The Toxorhynchites rutilus septentrionalis strain SRP chromosome 3, ASM2978413v1, whole genome shotgun sequence genome includes a region encoding these proteins:
- the LOC129780153 gene encoding uncharacterized protein LOC129780153, producing MISDALGDLEKCVDTAGTQLDTLALKITDVERNLDGNDMEELESGMMELLESVTEVKNEYQNLQKDLQEVQQLQKEMTCSLRYQLRTMTQTFHVLKKKIEANNLPLTSLPPPSSSNKQNSSENTIKLNKQNKN from the exons ATGATATCCGATGCTTTAGGTGATCTAGAGAAATGT GTCGATACGGCAGGAACACAATTAGATACTTTAGCACTAAAGATAACAGATGTGGAGAGAAATCTCGATGGAAACGACATGGAGGAATTGGAAAGTGGAATGATGGAATTGCTAGAATCAGTAACCGAAGTAAAAAATGAATATCAAAATCTGCAGAAAGATCTTCAAGAAGTCCAACAACTACAGAAAGAGATGACCTGTTCATTAAGGTATCAATTACGAACGATGACACAAACATTTCATGTTTTAAAGAAAAAGATCGAGGCAAATAATTTGCCCCTAACTTCACTTCCGCCACCTTCGTCTtccaacaaacaaaacagctcAGAAAACACTATAAAactaaacaaacaaaacaagaaTTGA